In Daucus carota subsp. sativus chromosome 4, DH1 v3.0, whole genome shotgun sequence, one DNA window encodes the following:
- the LOC135152268 gene encoding uncharacterized protein LOC135152268, whose product MDDDYCSWIEFPKSSKEYVAGIKAFLENAFPIYAKGQEMKCPCKVCVNRYWHLQTIIYDHLICSGPSPLHMKWICEVSHTKVDGSNDVMEGFEDNLGEMFKCTGKKFRDLENDYESLTNAEARKFYRHVREGKQPLYPGCTKFSRLSFLIKLYHLKCAHGISESAFGELLELIKDAFPDAHLPLSLNAAKNMIKDLGLHYEKIHACRNSCMLYWGDNKDKEECDNCGVSRWVLPAKKGSDASHAGQVIRKVPANVMRYFPLKPRLQRFFMCKDYSKLMTWHDVGRQKDGKLRHPADAQSWKTMDAIYPDFSSENRNISLGVAADGFNPYRSMNLSHSTWPIILVNYNLPPWLCMKPENLILSTLISGPESPRNSIDVYMQPLIAELKEMWEVGVQTYDALADEDFNLRARVLWTISDFPGYAMLSGWSTKGKLACPVCHYETSSHYLKHSKKMCYMNHRKFLDPAHKWRMDTKRFDGTIEKGHTPPILTGTDIEELLSGYVNQFGLKKKKGNSQKGCPFKKKSIFFDLPYWKHNPLRHNLDAMHIEKNVCDNILGTLLNMSGKTKDHVAARKDLQEMGIRKTLHPVLSEDGTHHEIRAAIFDLSNKEKDVFCSVLKNTKLPYGCASNISRYVHTKERKVAGYKSHDAHFILHYMLQFAVKKTLKAEVAVPLMRLSAFLRALWSKVIDLEEFKKLQTKIVEVLCQFEMIFPSAFFDIMVHLLIHLTSEAEVGGPEHVRNMFGIERYLAKLKSYVRNRSKPEGSIAEGYIAEECVTFCSRFLGGDETTKNTVCSTVFERGPTQAEYHIGTRRNKDGIMIHLEDADWKAGPSLCFVQ is encoded by the coding sequence ATGGACGATGATTATTGTAGTTGGATAGAATTTCCGAAATCCAGTAAAGAGTATGTAGCAGGAATAAAGGCATTTTTGGAAAATGCATTTCCAATTTATGCTAAAGGACAAGAAATGAAGTGTCCCTGCAAAGTATGTGTGAACCGTTACTGGCACCTTCAAACTATTATCTATGATCATCTCATATGTAGTGGCCCATCTCCATTACATATGAAATGGATCTGTGAGGTTTCACATACCAAAGTAGACGGTAGTAATGACGTCATGGAGGGTTTTGAAGATAATTTAGGGGAAATGTTCAAGTGTACAGGTAAAAAGTTCCGAGATTTAGAAAATGACTATGAAAGTCTAACAAATGCAGAGGCTAGAAAGTTTTATCGCCATGTTAGGGAGGGTAAACAACCACTATATCCCGGTTGCACTAAATTCTCTCGGTTAAGTTTCCTTATTAaactttatcatttaaaatgTGCTCACGGAATTTCCGAGTCTGCCTTTGGGGAACTACTAGAGTTAATAAAAGATGCATTTCCTGATGCACACCTACCTTTGTCTCTGAATGCCGCGAAAAACATGATCAAGGATTTAGGTCTACATTAtgaaaaaatacatgcatgccGAAACAGTTGCATGTTGTATTGGGGAGACAATAAAGACAAAGAAGAATGTGATAATTGCGGTGTTTCTAGGTGGGTGTTACCAGCAAAGAAAGGCAGTGATGCTAGTCATGCAGGGCAAGTTATCCGCAAAGTCCCAGCGAATGTGATGAGGTACTTCCCTCTGAAACCTAGATTGCAGAGGTTTTTCATGTGCAAGGACTATTCAAAACTAATGACATGGCATGACGTGGGACGACAAAAGGATGGGAAGCTAAGACATCCGGCTGATGCTCAGTCTTGGAAGACGATGGATGCCATCTATCCTGATTTTTCATCAGAAAATCGGAACATTAGTTTAGGGGTAGCCGCAGATGGATTCAACCCTTATCGTTCAATGAATCTAAGTCACAGTACTTGGCCAATTATATTGGTTAATTACAACCTCCCGCCTTGGTTATGCATGAAACCAGAAAATCTAATTCTCTCAACACTAATATCTGGTCCAGAATCACCACGTAATAGTATTGACGTGTATATGCAACCTTTAATTGCGGAGTTGAAAGAAATGTGGGAGGTCGGCGTCCAAACGTATGATGCCTTGGCTGATGAAGATTTTAATTTGCGTGCTAGAGTGCTATGGACTATTAGCGATTTTCCGGGATATGCTATGTTGTCCGGCTGGAGCACAAAAGGCAAACTAGCGTGTCCTGTCTGCCATTATGAAACTTCATCACATTATTTAAAACATAGCAAGAAGATGTGCTATATGAACCATAGGAAGTTTCTCGATCCTGCACACAAGTGGAGAATGGATACTAAAAGATTTGATGGCACAATTGAAAAGGGGCATACTCCTCCAATTTTAACTGGAACAGACATCGAAGAGTTGTTGTCTGGGTATGTAAACCAGTTTGggctgaagaagaaaaagggtAACAGTCAAAAAGGTTGccctttcaaaaaaaagtcaATCTTCTTCGATTTGCCCTATTGGAAGCATAATCCACTTCGACATAACCTTGACGCCATGCACATAGAGAAGAATGTGTGTGATAACATATTGGGTACTTTACTCAATATGAGTGGCAAGACAAAAGATCATGTTGCTGCTCGTAAAGACTTACAAGAAATGGGAATAAGAAAAACCCTTCATCCTGTTCTATCAGAAGACGGAACACACCATGAAATCAGAGCAGCAATTTTTGACTTGTCGAATAAAGAGAAGGATGTGTTCTGCTCAGTTCTGAAAAATACTAAACTGCCATACGGCTGTGCTTCTAACATTAGTCGATATGTGCACACAAAGGAGAGGAAAGTAGCGGGGTATAAGAGCCAtgatgctcatttcatactgcaCTACATGTTGCAGTTTGCTGTCAAGAAAACCTTAAAGGCTGAGGTTGCAGTACCGTTGATGAGATTGAGTGCGTTCCTTAGAGCTCTATGGAGCAAGGTGATCGATTTGGAGGAGTTTAAAAAGTTGCAAACAAAAATCGTCGAGGTACTTTGTCAGTTTGAGATGATATTTCCATCTGCCTTCTTCGACATAATGGTGCACTTGCTTATTCATCTAACCAGCGAAGCTGAAGTTGGGGGACCTGAGCACGTTCGAAACATGTTCGGTATAGAGCGATATCTTGCGAAGTTAAAATCATACGTTCGTAACAGAAGTAAACCAGAAGGTTCTATTGCAGAGGGTTACATAGCCGAAGAATGTGTGACTTTTTGTTCGAGATTTTTGGGTGGTGATGAAACAACAAAAAACACCGTGTGCTCGACAGTTTTCGAAAGAGGGCCAACACAAGCGGAATATCACATCGGAACAAGAAGGAATAAAGATGGAATTATGATTCATTTGGAAGATGCTGATTGGAAGGCAGGTCCATCGCTATGTTTTGTTCAATAG